The following proteins come from a genomic window of bacterium:
- the hybA gene encoding hydrogenase 2 operon protein HybA, with amino-acid sequence MDRRDFLKTVGAVGVGIAAADASASTAVHAPPDAFGVLVDTTACIGCRKCEWACNQVNKLPVQPLEEFENKDVFAAMRRPDAGNFTVVNQWAREGREGNVWAKVQCLHCNDPACASACLVSALEKQPNGAVKYDPWRCMGCRYCMVACPFQIPAYQYQDALSPEVRKCTFCIERISAGERPGCVEICPVECLIYGKRDELLTLAHERIGAYPGRYVDHVYGEHEVGGTSWLYLAGQPFPSLGFPELGEQSPARITENIQHGIFRRFIAPIALYATLAQVMWLGSRKDEVAAAAHKSEQPGEGHHE; translated from the coding sequence ATGGATCGCAGGGACTTCCTCAAGACAGTGGGCGCCGTCGGCGTGGGCATCGCCGCCGCCGACGCCTCCGCGAGCACGGCCGTGCACGCCCCGCCGGACGCCTTCGGCGTCCTGGTTGATACCACGGCCTGCATCGGCTGCCGCAAGTGCGAGTGGGCCTGCAATCAGGTCAACAAGCTGCCCGTGCAGCCGCTGGAGGAGTTCGAGAACAAGGACGTCTTTGCGGCGATGCGCCGCCCCGACGCCGGCAACTTCACCGTCGTCAACCAGTGGGCGCGCGAGGGCCGCGAGGGCAACGTCTGGGCGAAGGTGCAGTGCCTGCACTGCAACGACCCCGCCTGCGCCTCGGCCTGCCTGGTCTCCGCCCTGGAGAAGCAGCCCAACGGCGCCGTGAAGTACGATCCCTGGCGCTGCATGGGCTGCCGCTACTGCATGGTGGCCTGCCCCTTCCAGATCCCCGCCTACCAGTACCAGGACGCGCTCTCGCCCGAGGTGCGCAAGTGCACCTTCTGCATCGAGCGCATCTCGGCCGGCGAGCGGCCGGGCTGCGTCGAGATCTGCCCGGTGGAGTGCCTGATCTACGGCAAGCGCGACGAGCTGCTGACGCTGGCCCACGAGCGCATCGGCGCCTACCCGGGCCGCTACGTGGACCACGTCTACGGCGAGCACGAGGTCGGCGGCACGTCCTGGCTCTACCTCGCGGGGCAGCCGTTCCCCTCGCTGGGCTTCCCCGAGCTGGGCGAGCAATCGCCCGCCCGCATCACCGAGAACATCCAGCACGGCATCTTCCGCCGCTTCATCGCGCCGATCGCCCTGTACGCGACCCTGGCCCAGGTGATGTGGCTGGGCAGCCGAAAGGACGAGGTCGCCGCCGCAGCTCATAAGTCTGAGCAGCCTGGGGAGGGGCACCATGAGTAG